The sequence below is a genomic window from Clostridium putrefaciens.
ATCGATAAAAGGATGCAATATCCGTACATTCTGTTGGACCATAGGTATTCACAAGTTCTGCATTGCAGTTCTTTGATGTAATCCAAGGTTTCATGATGCTTTTATTGATAATTTCTCCTCCAAGTAACAAATACCGTAAGGTTTCCAACTTCTCATATGAAGTTTCATCATTGGAATAAATGATAGGATAAAATACACTAGATGCACTGTTAATTACTGTAATTTTGTTTCTGACAATTGCTCTTGTTATCTCATCACTGTCATAATTCCATTGATTATATACAAATAGGCATCCTCCAGATAAAAGTGGAGCAAAGATATTCTTTTGCGCCAAATCAAAACTAATAGAAGCAATTAACATAATATTATCTTCTGCACTAAGTTCAAATTCATTTCTATACCAAGTTACCATATTAACGAACGAATTATTCTTGATAACGGCTCCTTTACTCTTTCCAGTCGTTCCAGAAGTATAAATCATATATAGTGAGTCATCTAAACTGGAATTTCTTTGAATTCTCTGTGAAACTCCAGCTCTATGCTGGAATAAATCAATACATGGGAGCTCTCCCTCATATGGAACACCATAGGTTAAAATTGCTTTTGGTGTTGCATCTGTAATGATATCCTGTACTCTTCCTAGTGGGTAAACCGCATCGATTGGAATATATGCTGCACCGGTCTTTAGTATTGCAATCAATCCAACAATCATTTCGATACTACGTTCTGTATATAATGCAACAAAAGTATTACAGCCTACATTGTAATTCATTAATTCTTTTGCTATCGCATTTGCCTGTATATCAAGTTCGTGATATGTTAATTTTCTTCCTTCATATTCAACACAAAAAGCATCCGGCGTTTTATCAACTTGTTTTTCAAACAAATCAATCAGATTCTTCTTAGGAAAGGAAGCACTTGTCTGATTAAATGAATCTACAATTCTATGTATTTCATCATGTGACATCATAAGAAGATTCGCTATACTCTTGTCTGGATGATTCACAATATCAGTTAACAAACTGCAATAGTGTTCTGCAAATACATGAATACTTTTCTCTTCGAATATTTTGGAACAGTATTCAAAATAGAAGATATATTCATTTTCAATAGAATCTATTGCTAATGTGATATCAAACTTGGAAATCTTATTTTCTTCTCTATTTCGATTAATTGCCTTGAGTTCACTTACTGCATTTGTCTGATTGTTTGTATCCTGAAATGAAAACATTACATCAAATATCGGATTACGGGATATATCTCGTTCTATATCTAATTCTTCAACCAGCTGTTCAAAAGGATATTCCTGGTTCTGATAAGCTTTTAAACATTTTTGTTTCACAATCATTAAGCAGTCTGCAAAGGTAGCATCTGATGGCAATTGGACTCTTATGGCCAAAGTATTCGCAAACATCCCCAGCATATTTTCTGTGTTAATATCAATTCGGTTTGCAATTGGTGTACCTACAATAAGATCATCTTGTCCACTATACTTATTTAACAATATAATAAATGCGGAAAGCAAAACCATATATTCTGTTGCAGAATTCTGGGCTGCAGTTTTTTTGATTTTCTCTCTCATTACACTACCTGAATACCTGGTAACCGTTTTTCCCTCAAAACTTTGATTCAAAGGTCTTGGGAAATCATACGGAAGATTTATCATCGGAAGCTCTCCACTAAATTCTGATAACCAGTACTCTCTTTGATCCGCTAAATCACGTTTTCGCATCCATTCACTATAATCTCTATATTGATATTTTGGTAATGCAAGCTCTTCTCCTCTATAAGTTCTGAAAAACTCATTTAGGAAATTCCAATAACTTGTTCCATCACTAATGCTGTGGTGCACATCTAATAGTAATATTGTATCCTTTTTGCGAATGATTAACTTCATTCTAAATAATGGTGCCTTTGTTAAATCAAATGGTTTGATAAATTCGCTTAATACTTCTTTTTCATCTGCACGATCATCTGCCTCTACAGTAATGCTTTCTTCTATATATTCTAAAATGTTCTGAACCAGTTCATCATTCTTCATCTGGAAAGTTGTTCTTAATATTTCATGATGTTCTATCATACACTGGATTGCCTGGATTGCCTTATTTGCATCCATTACCTCATTTACAATAAATCCACCTGGAATATTATATAATACTCCGGTTTCATCCATCTGACTTTGTAGGTATATTCTTTTCTGTGTAGAAGACATAGAATAGAATTTCTTTTGTTCGCATTCCGTTATGCCTAAATTCTTTTTCCTACCTATTTCATCTAAGTAACCAGCCATACTCTCAACCGTTGGATATTTAAAAACATCCTGTATTGTAATGGTATATCCACTAGACTCGCAGATAAGATTCACCAGTTTCATTGCTTTTAAGGAATGTCCGCCTAAATCAAAAAAGTTCTGTTCAATACCAATATGGCTTATCATCAAAACCTGTTTAAAGATATCACATAACAGTATTTCAGTATTACGAGTTGGTGCCTTCACACCTGCTGTTTTTCCTGAATTCATGTTTGGCAATGCACTCTGGTCTAATTTTCCGTTAACCGTCATTGGTATCCGGTCTATCTGCATCATGTAAGCCGGAATCATGTATCCTGGTAAAACATCTCTTAACTGATTTTTCATTTCATCAAATTCTAATCCTTTATTTGCTGTTAGATAAGCATATAAAAGTTTTTCATGATTTGTACTTTCTCTTATAATTACAGCAACATCTACTACATCTGACAACGAACGGATTACACTTTCAATCTCTCCAAGTTCAATACGATATCCTCGTATTTTTGTCTGACGATCCACTCTGCCCAGATATTCGATTTCCCCATTTGGCAGCCATCTTGCCATATCACCGGTACGATATATTTTTCTTTCTTCAAATGATAACGTAACAAATTTCTCTTCTGTTAATTCCGTGTTTCCTAAATATCCAGCCGCAACACCCGCACCTGCAATACATAATTCTCCAGGTTCTCCGATTCCACAAAGAACACCTTTCTTTAATATATAGGCAGTATGATTTCTAATTGGTTTACCAATTGTAATTCGTTGTTCTTCCTGTTCGAACTTCAAGCAAGTTACAACATGTGTCTCTGTTGGTCCGTAATGATTGTAATAAGCATGCATCAATAATGAATCTAAGCATTTCTTATTCAAATACATTGCTTCTCCAGCCAATATAATGGTATGTATCTGATTTAATATACAATCTCCATCTATACTTGAAGTGATAGCATCCCAATAGGATGGAGTACAGAAAACGGTATCTATTTTTTTGTCCGTTATATATCTTGAAAATCCACTAATATCTTTCTTAAGTTCATCTGATACGACTACCAGATTGCATCCCATAGCCAAAGCAGTCGAAATTTCCTGAATGGAAACATCAAATCCAATTGAAGCAAGCGTAGCGATATTATGACACTCCATTTCCAGTTCAGCCTGCTCCCAGGCTACAAGGTTAGAAATCGTACTAATTTTCTGTAGAACTCCTTTTGGTCTTCCCGTAGTACCAGATGTATAAATGCAGTACATAATGTCATCTAATGTTGTTTTTGTACCATCCTCAATATTCGTACAATTCCAGGCTTCTGAATTTTCTAGTAAATACGTATTTTCTAACTCTTCGCATTTTCCTTTTTGTGATAAGATTAATGCCGATTTACAATCATCGCAAATATACTTTATTCGCTCCATTGGTGTATCTGGATTAACTGGTACATAGATTGCTCCTGCTTTTAAAATTGCTACAAATGCGATTATCCACTCAATACTCTTGTCACATATAACAACGATATAATCTTGTGTATGAATTCCCATACCCTCTAATTTATTCGCTAAATAAGAAGATTTTTCATCCAGCTGGCAATAGGATAACACTCTATCTTTTTCCGTTACAGCAATTTGTTCCGGGCACTTCTTTATCTGTTCTTCTATCTGCTTTAGAATATGATCATAGGACAAAGGTTTCTGACCAGCCTGATTAAATTCGTTCATCAAAAGATGTTTCTCCTGATTATCGAACATTTCAATCATTTCTATTTTCTGATTTAAATCGCAACGAATGAGCTCTTCCACCACATGAAAGTAATGATGCAAAATGAGCTTAGCCATATCTTCCTTGTAAAGATCTGAGCAATATTCCAATCTGATTTCGGTATTTTCTTTCTTATAGACATAGAATGTCAAATCAAATTTACTTGTATCAAGAATTATTTCATTCTCTGTTGTTTCATCAGTTTCAATCCTTATTTTGTCTTGTTCCTGATTTTCCATAACTAACATAACATCAAATATAGGATTTCTTGACATATCGTAATTAACATCCACCTGTTCCACAAGTTCATCAAATGGATAATCCTGATTACTATACGCCTGAATACAAGTATCCTTTATCTCCATAAGGAAATCTGATAAGCTTTTGCTGCTTACTGGTTTTCCCCTTAAAGCTAATGTATTCGCGAACATTCCTAACATATTCTCAGTTTCTTTTCTTGTTCGGGCGCTATATACACTTCCTATTACGATATCATCTTGTCTTGTATATTTCGCTAATGTAATCATGGCTGCTGTTAAAAATACCATGTATTCTGTTACGTTGTGTTCCCTAGAAAATTTTCTTAAAGCACCTTCAAACTCTTTTGTAATATCTGTTTTTACTAATGTTTTTCCATTATTGCTTCGTTTCTTTTTCCTTATTGAATCCGTAGGCATATTTAATATAGGCAGCTCACCTGATAATTCGTTTAGCCAGTACTGTTTCTGTCTGTATAAATCTCTCTGATTCATCCATTCACAATAATCTTTGTACTGATATTCAAGTGACTCTAGTTTACCGCCAGCATACAACATATTAAATTCTTTGATAAAATTGTTATAGCTTGTTCCATCACTTATAATATGATGCATGTTAATTAAGATAACCGTATCCTCTTTTTGGTTCACAACCTGCATTCTGACTAAAGACTCCTGAGCCAAATCAAAAGGCCTTACAAAATCTGCAATTAATTCTTTATCACTTAAACTGCTGCTCTCTATATACTCAAATGGAAGCTCTACATGCTCATTCACTCTTTGAACTAATTTTCCATCCTTCATGATAAAGGAAGTTCTTAATATTTCATGCCTTTTAATAACTTCCTGATATGCTCTTTTTATTTTTTCTATATCAATCGTTTTCTTACAAATAAAGCATCTTGGGAGATTATATAATAACTTTGTTTGCTCCATCTCACACACTAGATAAATACGTTTTTGTGTAGATGATACATCATAATATTCCTTTTTCCCTGCCTTAGCAAAATCTAAATTTCTGTCTTCTTTCTTTTGATGTGCAATAAATTCAGCTAATAATCTTACGGATGGAAATCTAAAAATATCTTGAACAGTTACTGTACAATGAAAGACTTGATCAATTCGATTTGTAAGACGGATAGCTTTTAACGACTGCCCACCAATTTCAAAGAAACTTGACTCGATATCAAAATACTGTACATTTAATACATCCTGGTATAATTTGTACAGCTGCTCCTCAACATCACTTGAAAATGTAATTTTCTTCTTTGGAAGTTCTGCCTTCTCTTGGATTTCCAAAAGACGATTTCGATCTAGTTTACCATTCTGGGTCAAAGGTATTTTTTCAATCTGCACCATGTAAGCTGGTACCATATATGGTGGAATCTGACACAACAGACTTTGTCGTAATTCTTTGATATCGATGGTAGAATCACTCACAAGATATGCATATAGCTCACTTTCGCCCATATGATTCTCTCTGGAAATCACTGCGCATGAAGTAACTGCATTTTCATTTTTTATTACATTTTCTACTTCACCTAATTCAATGCGGTTACCATTGATATTAACCTGATCATCTACTCTTCCTAAATATATAATATTGCCATCCTGTTCTATCATTGCTTTATCACCAGTGTGATATAATTTACCTGGTCCAAACGGATTTTCACTTATTTTCTGTTCTGACAAATCATCCAGATTCAGATATCCAGTCATAAGGCCATCTGTAACAATACAAAGTTCTCCTAGCTTACCTGCTGCACATCTTTCTTGATTATCGACGATATATGCAGTAACATTTTTTACGCTCTTTCCAATAGGCAGCTTCTTATAATCTTTTTTCTTTTTATCCCAGTTCCAGCATAAAGCTGCTCCACCAGTCTCACTAGTGCCATATAAATTAGTATATTCCGCATTCTCAGGAATCTTTTCTAATATTCCTGTATTGGTTGCCTCACCTAACGTAATGATTCGATCCACATGAGGAATATTTAACTCCATATAATATCTTGGTGATACAATTAAAACATTAACTTTATTCTTAATGCAAATCGTTTCATATTCTTTGATATTTATTACATTTTCTTTTGTCGTCAGAACAAGCGTAGAACCAGTTAAAAAAGTAAAAAACAATTCTGATACAGAGGCTGTCGATGCCATAGTCGAAAACTGGGCTACAACATCATTTTTCTTAAAATGCAGATCATAACATGCATTCAGTTTAAGTTTCACAATAGCCTTTTGTGGAATAACAACTCCTTTGGGCTTCCCTGTTGTTCCTGAAGTATACGTAATATATGCCGGAGCCTCCAGTGTTGCGTTTGCTCCTGGATTCTTATCTGTCTCATGTTCGAAATGAATTTCTGAAACTTTATATGTCTTTCGAGTATAAACTTCATCTCCAAAACAACACACTGCATCTGCATTACAGTCTTCAATGATATATTCAATTCGCTTCTTAGGCCACTCTGGATCAACAGGTACATAGATTGCACCTAGTTTCAATAATGCAAGAATTGTTACTACGCTATCAATACAATGTTCTGCAATTAATACTACTCTTTTTCCTTTTGTAATCCCCTGCTTCTCAAAATAATATGTTAATTTATTAATTCTGCAATTAAATTGCTGGTACGTAAGTATTTTTTCCCCTTCTATAATTGCAGCTTTATCTGGATATTTATGTACTATCTTTTCAAATGCATCCTGCACACTTATATCTTGATATTGAATGAAATCTGTATCCGTACAACTACCTCCAAGCTCTGAAAAAACCATTGTTAATCCTCCTTATTTATTTCTTTTATATAATAGAATTGACATCCTTTATCGTTCCATTACATAATATTGAAAAATTGAATCTGTTGACTGATCATATCCAATTTTACCTATAACCTTTACTCCAAAACTTTCAAATAAAGAAGTATTCAATAATACAGGCGTATGTCCAAAACATATAATCATTCCACCATTCCTTACTGTGCTTATTAGCTTTTCAAATAGTTCTTTCGCTTCTAATCGATTTACCACTGCATAATTAAGAAACCTCAGCACTAAGATATCAACTGATTCTTGACTAATTGCAGAATCGAATGCATTACAACAGGCTGATTCGTCTACTTTATCTTTCGACATCCTAACCATATTTTCATCCATATCATGACCAATTGTATATGCACCATTAAATTTCTCTTTTACATACTCTAAAAATTTGCCGGTTGAGCATGCAGGATCATAAATTTTAAAGCTGACTTTTTGATTGTCACGTAGAACTTTTTGTGTATATTTTCTCAGATGAGGTTCTGTATCAGACAAAAATTTCACCAGTTGTTCTTCTGTTTTCTCTTTTGATCTCTGTTCCCATACATCTTCCCATTTAAGCATCGTTTCCTGATCCTGATTTAATACGATTGGATATGTCACTTCTACATTTACATCTTCCTTGATTCTATGAAAAGCATATTTTTTTTCACCTTGTTCGAAAGGATAATACGTAGCAGTTACTTTATTGTTTTCAATTTTTATCTCCTTAAAAATCCCCAGTAACATATCTGCTGTAATTCTGCTATCCATATCAACAGATGCATTTCCCTGATTTTTAAAATAATCTATCATTATTTTAAAACCTAATATTTGATATTTATTCTGTATATTAATTAAAAACAGGCGATCTTCGCAATCTCTCTCATCACTTTGAAACTCTTCTAATTCTCTTATGCATACTTGACTATAGGTATATTCTTTTTCAACGGTATTTTCCGCTATACACATTTTTTTGAAATAACTCATTTCTTTTCTTATGAATGCTATATTCATTCTGTATTCTCCTGGTATGATGTATTTCGAAACGAAATACATCAACCTTACCTTTCTCTCTAATTTGAACTATAATTGA
It includes:
- a CDS encoding methyltransferase domain-containing protein gives rise to the protein MNIAFIRKEMSYFKKMCIAENTVEKEYTYSQVCIRELEEFQSDERDCEDRLFLINIQNKYQILGFKIMIDYFKNQGNASVDMDSRITADMLLGIFKEIKIENNKVTATYYPFEQGEKKYAFHRIKEDVNVEVTYPIVLNQDQETMLKWEDVWEQRSKEKTEEQLVKFLSDTEPHLRKYTQKVLRDNQKVSFKIYDPACSTGKFLEYVKEKFNGAYTIGHDMDENMVRMSKDKVDESACCNAFDSAISQESVDILVLRFLNYAVVNRLEAKELFEKLISTVRNGGMIICFGHTPVLLNTSLFESFGVKVIGKIGYDQSTDSIFQYYVMER